TCGGCTTGACCAAATGCGTGCCCGAGGCGGAAATCACCAGAATTCGATCGCCATTCGCACGGTGGCGGGCGATGGTCTTGGTCGCGTCGCTGTAAATCAGTGGCTCGATGACGTCCTCGACCCACGGCTCGACCAAGTGCTCGATCTCTTCCGGTGTGCGGCCAATCATCGGCTCCAGGCTGAAGTCCATGAAGTCTTCCATGCGCAGCTTGCCTTGGCTGTAGGCGTCCATCAGCTCGTTGTTCTTGCGCATGAACGACTCGGGGTCGACCCAGCCCAGGCGGCCCATCTGCTCGCTCCACAGGGTGGCGCAGTCGCCGTGGATCAAGGTGTCGTCCAGATCAAAAATTACCAATGCCATCCGTTTCGCTCTCTCAATAAATCGTGGCGTCAGGCTACTTCACACAAGGCGCTTGGGTCGATGGAAAGTGCCAAGCGCTGGCCATCCGGGTGCAGGTCGTCGGCGGAGCGGTTGAGCACATCCACCACCAACTCCACGCCACGCGCTTCGATGCGGTAGCGAATCACGTTGCCAAGCAGGCTGTGGCTGCGCACCAGTGCGTCCAGCTCGCCGCTGCGACTCAGTTCGATGGCTTCCGGGCGAATCGCGATGCGCCCGCTGATCGGCCGCTGCAGCAATTGGCTGGCCTTGTCGGCGTCGAGCAGGTTGTAGTTGCCGATAAAACCGGCAGCGAACACATCCACCGGCGCGGTATAGAGGGTCTCGGCATCGCCGCTCTGTACGATCTTGCCCTGGTTCATCAGGAAGATGCGGTCCGACATGGTCAGCGCTTCTTCCTGGTCATGGGTCACGAAAATCGTGGTCAGGCCCAGTTCACGCTGGATCTGGCGGATCTGTTCGCGCAGGTGTTTGCGAATCCGCGCATCCAGCGCCGACAGCGGCTCATCCAGCAACAGCAGGCGCGGGCGTGTCACCAGTGAGCGGGCGAGGGCCACGCGCTGGCACTGGCCACCGGACATCTGGTGCGGGTAGCGGCCCGCCAGCTCCTTGAGTTCCACCAGTTGCAACACTTCCTGCACGCGCTTGTGACTGTCGTCGGCGTTGACCTTTTGCATGCGCAGGCCAAAGGCGACGTTCTGCTCCACGGTCATGTTGGGGAACAGCGCATAGCTCTGGAACACCATGCCGATATGCCGTTTCTGTGGGCTCAGCGGCACGATGTCCTGGCCATCCAGCAGGATTTTGCCACTGTCCACCGAGGTCAGGCCGGCGATACAGCGCAGCAAGGTCGACTTGCCGCAGCCGGACGGGCCGAGCAGGGTGACGAACTCGCCCTTGGCGATTTCGCAGTTGATGTCACTGAACACCGGGGTGCCGGCGTAGCCTTTTTGCAGGTGTTGGACGCTGACGAAGCTCATTGGCTTTTGTCCTTGTTCAAGATATTGGCGGCCCAGGTCAGCACCAGCACAAAGAAGAAATAGGAAATGACGATGGCACTGGTGAAGTGGCCGCTCGTGTTGCGCATATTGTTCAGGTAAACCTGCAGGGTTTCATAGCGGGTGCCCACCAGAATATTGGCAAACACGAACTCACCGAACAGAAACGAGAACGACAGCAGCAGCGCCACCATCAGGCCTTTGCGCAGGTTCGGCAGCACCACCAGGATCGCCGCCTGCCAGGTGCTGGCGCCGAGCAGCTGCGAGGCGTCCATCAGGTCGCGCAGGTTGATCGCTTGCAGGTTGTTGGTGATCGCGCGGTACATGAACGGCAGGGCCACGGTGAAGTAGCAGCCGATCAGGATCCACGGCGTGCCCACCATCGCCAGCGGCCCGGAACCGTAGAGTTGCAGCAGGCCCACCGACGACACCACCGGCGGCACCGCGAAGGGCAGCAGGATTAGGATGTTCATCAGCGCGTCGAGCCGGGGGAAGTGGTAATGCACCACAAACAGCAGCGGCAGAATCAGCACCACCGACAGTATCAGTGCACCCACGCACACCAGCAGCGACTGGCCGAAGGCGGCGAGAAAACGCGGGTCACTCCACAGTTGCACGTACCATTTCACCGTGAAGCCGGCCGGCAAAATAGTCGCGGACCAGCTGCTGGCAATGGAGTAGACAAAGGTGCCCACCAGCGGCAACACCAGAATCGCAAATAACAGGTACACCACTACCCGATGGTAGAGGGAGGCCGAGCCGGCTTCAGCGCGAGACATGGTAGCTCCTCTTGAGCAGCAGTTGATGGACCACGGTGACCACGGTCATCAGCGCCACCAGCACCACGGCCAGGGCACTGGCCATGTTCGGGTCCAGGGAAATGTCGCCGGAGACCATTGCCGCGATACGAATCGGCAGCACGTTGAAGTTACCGGTGGTCAGTGCATACACCGTGGCGTAGGCGCCGAGGGCGTTGGCCAGCAGAATGACGAAAGTGCCGAGCAGAGCCGGGGTGAGCACCGGCAGGCCAATGTGGCGCCAGAACTGCCAGCCACTGGCGCCGAGCAGTGAGGCCGATTCGCGCCAGTCTTCACGCAACGCATCGAAGGCCGGGTAGAGCAGCAGCACGCCCAGCGGAATCTGGAAGTAGGTGTACAGAATGATCAGGCCAGTCTTGGAGTACAGGTTGAAGTCCTGAATGATCCCGGCCTGCTTGAGCATGATGGTGATGCTGCCGTTGAAGCCCAGCAGGATGATGAACGCGAAGGCCAGGGGCACGCCGGCAAAGTTGCTGGTCATGTTGGCGAAGGCGGTCACGAAGTTGCGCAACGGCCCGTCCACGCGGCGCAACGAATAGCTGCCGAGCACCGAGATGATGATGCCGAACACGCTGGAGTAGAAGCTGATCTCCAGGCTGTACTGGATGGCCTGCAGGTAGAACTTCGAGCTGAAGATCTTGGTGAAGTTGGCCAGGCCCCAGCCGAACTCTTCCGATTGCAGGCTGTTGATCAGCACCCACACCAGCGGGGCGATTTCGAACACGATAAAGAACAGCGCAAACGGCACCAGGCACAGGATCGCCAGCCATTTGCCACGGGTTATGGAGTTCACTTCAACAGCTCCCGGCATACAGGTTTGTCGTGGGGCACCCCGAGCAGTTCGCAGACGGTGCCGCACAGTTCGGTTTGCTTGGGGGTAGCGGCAGGGTCGAAGCTGAAGGCCGAACCCAGCACGAACAGCGGCACTTCGCGTTCTTCCGGCAGCAGGCCGTTGTGCGAGCGATCGTTGTTCATGCCGTGGTCGGCGGTCACCAGCACCTGGTAGCCGGCGTCGAGCCAGCCTTGCAGGTAGTCGGCGAGGATGATGTCTGCCGAGCGTGCGCTGTTGCGGTATTGCGCGGTATCCAGGCCATGCTTGTGGCCGGCGTCATCAATGTTCATCGGGTGCACCACAAGGAAATTCGGCGCGTGTTTGCGGCGCAGGCTTTCGGCGTCGGCGAACAGGTGCGAATCCGGGTAGTGGTCATTCCAGTAGAAATGCCCGTGCTGGATCGCCAGCGCCTTGTCGTCGGTATGACGATCACGCGCGGCAATAAAGGGCGTGCGGTTATACAACTCGCTGACCCAGTGATAAGCCGCCGCCGCTGTGGTGAGACCGGCGTCGGTGGCGTAATGGAAAATGCTGCGCTGGTTGGACAGGCGCGAGACATTGTTGTGGACGATGCCGCTGTCAATCGGTGGCACGCCGGTGAGGATGCATTCGTACAACGGCCGCGACAGGGCCGGCAGTTCACAGTCCAGTTTGTAAAGCGCTGCGCGTCCTGCGCCGATATAGGCCTGTAGATGTCCCATGGCATGTCGGGCAACCTCGTAGTTCAGGCCGTCGAGCACCACAAGGATGACGTTGTGCTTCATAGGGGCTGTGGCTCCGCAACGGATTAATCTTGGCTCGGTTTTCTTGGAGGAACCGGGTAAAAAATGTGGGAGCGGGCTTGCTCGCGAAAGCAGTGTGTCAGGCAGCACTTCTTTCACTGAACCACCGCTTTCGCGAGCAAGCCCGCTCCCACACAAGCCCGCTCCCACATGGGATCTCCAGTGGAGACCCCATGTGGGGTGAAGCCTTACTGCATATTGATAATGACTTCTTCCTGCCACTTCTGCGGCAGCGCCTTGGACGTCTTCTCCCACGCCTCGGCATCCTTGATTGGCGTGACTTTCTTGTACTGCTCGTTCGGCAGCAGCTTGGCCTGCACGTCGGCCGGCAGGGTCAGGTGCTCGGCACGAATCGGACGCGCGTTGCCACGCGCCAGGTTGGTCTGGCCGGCGTCGCTGAAGATGTATTCACGGGTCAGCTTGGCGGCGTTCGGGTGCTTGGCGTATTTGTTGATGATGGTGGTGTAGCCGGAAATCACCGAGCCGTCCGATGGGATCAGCACCACGTAGTCATCCGGGTTGGCCATCTTGGCTTTGTAGCTCAGGCCGTTGAAGTCCCAGACCACGCCCACTTCCACTTCGCCTTTTTCCATGGTGGCGATGGTCGGGTTGGCCAGCGACAAGCGACCTTGCTTGGCGATCTCGGCAAACATCAGCAGCGCAGGCTGGATGTTCTTCTCGTCGCCACCGTTGGCCAGGGCAGCCGCGAGCACGCCGTTGGCGGCCTGGGCGGCGGTGCTCACGTCACCGATGGAGACTTTGTATTTGCCGGTTTTCAGGTCAGCCCAGCTTTTTGGCGCTTCGGAACCGTGCAGCAGCTTTTTGTTGACGATAAAGGCGATGGTGCCGGTGTAGGCCAGCGCCCAGTTGCCGTCTTTATCTTTCGCCCAATCCGGCACTTGTGCCCAGGTGGTCGGCTTGTACGGTTGGGCCACGCCCTGTTTCACCGCAATCGGGCCAAAGGCGGCGCCGACGTCACCGATATCGGCGCTGGCGTTGTCTTTTTCGGCGGCGAACTTGGCGATTTCCTGGGCCGAGCTCATGTCGGTGTCGATGTGCTTGAGGCCGTAGGTCTTGGCCAGGTCTTCCCAGGTGCCTTTCCAGTTGGCCCAGTCATCGGGCATGCCGACGCTGTTAACGGCGCCTTCCGCTTTCGCGGCGGCTTCCAGAGTCTTTAGATCGGTATCAGCAGCCATGGCGGCGGTGCACATGGCAATGGTCGAGCCTAACAGTGATGCCAGGAAAAGCTTTTTCATCCGAAGCTCCTTTGGGCGTTTTCAACGCGGCGTTGTTTTTCGACGGGTGGTGTTGGTCTAGGTCAGAGCAATACCTGAGCCAATCTAGGCTCGATGGATGACAGTTTCATGTCGATGTCGTTTTTAAATCACTTTTGTCGCTCAGTGCAGACTCAGCGTAGACCATGCCCAAGTACCCGCAGGCCCTGGACTTGGCCGATGTATTGCAGGGTGTGGTGCAGGGCCGCGACAGGGGCTGTCATCTGTCGGTCATCTGTAGTGCCTAGGCTGGCAAGCAGTAGCAAAAGCCCATTTACGGAGCGGTTTGTGCACCTGAACGGTGCTGGTCTAGTCCAGATAGGTAACGTTGATGCGTGATGAGGCAATCAAGGCGGTGACATCCATCGGCCTGGCGCTGCAAGAGCAGATCGACCACGGCCTGTTGCCGCCTGCCAGTAAGTTGCCCGCCGAGCGCAAGCTCAGTGAGTTGTTTGGAACCACGCGTATTACCGTGCGGGAAGCGTTGTTACAGCTGGAAGCCCAAGGGCAGATTTATCGCGAGGAGCGCCGGGGCTGGTTCGTTTCGCCGCCCCGGCTGGCCTATAACCTGATGCAGCGCAGCCACTTTCACGCAATGGTCAGCGACCAGGGGCGGGTGGCGTCGACTGAGGTGATCTCCGCGCGGCTGCAACCGGCGTCGGCAGCGGTGTGTGCGTGGTTGCAGTTACCGGCGCTGTCCAGCGTGATCCAGATTTGCCGGGGCCGACGAATTGATGGACGGCTGGTGCTGTATGTGGAGCACTACCTGAACCCGCAGTATTTTCCGGGGATTCTGGCGTGTGATTTGAATCAGTCGATGACCGAGCTGTACGCGCGCAAGTACGACCTGCATTACGGCCGCGTGCGTTTCGAAATAGTGCCGACATCACTGCCGGTGGAAGCCGCCGCCGCGTTGCGCGTGTCGGTGGGCAGCCCGGGCCTGCGCATTGCCCGGGTCAATTATGACCAGCACCAGCGGTTGATCGACTGCGACCTGGAGTTCTGGCGGCATGATGCGATTCATGTGGGCGTGGATGTGGTTTGACTGCACCTTGAATGGCTATGCTCGATATTCAACTGCTGCACCGCGAGCCAAATGTGGGAGCGGGCTTGCTCGCGAATGCGCCAGTTCAGCTAACTGATTTGTCGCCTGACACACCGCTTTCGCGAGCAAGCCCGCTCCCACATTTGAACTGCATTTCATATAAAGACTAGGGTGTCAGTGTCTTGATCACCTGATCCACATTGCCTTCCAACTCCGCCACCGGGTCCGCGCCGTCGACGTTCAACACCAACAGCTGTGCACCACCTGCCGTCACCGCGGCTTTCACTGCCTCACTCGGCTGACGATGATGCAGCACCACGGCCACGTCGCTGTCCTTCAAGCTGGTGGTTAACTGCTGCCGCGCCTCAGGCGTCCACTCGGCATCCGGCCGTGCATCGGTGCTGACCACTTCCAGGTTCAAGCTGCTGACCAGATACGCAAAGTGATCGCTCAGGCTGACCACACTCAGGTTGTCTGCCTGGGCCAGGCGCGCTTCGCTGTCGGCGCTGAGCTTGAGCAGGCGTTGCTTGAGGGTGGCGAGGTTGGCGTCGATCTTTGGCTTGGCCTTCGGTGCCAGCCGGCTCAGGTCGGCGGCCATCACATCGGCCATGCGCCCCATGTTGTTGCTCGACTGCCACGGCTGGCTGTTCAAGCCGTCAGTGCTGCCCGGCTGCACGGCGATGCCCGGCAAACCGCCGTCCACCGGGCGCGCGGCATCCACTTCGACGATGCGGATATTGCTGCGCCGCGCCACCGGGTAGAGCGGGTCATCGGCCCACAACGAACGCAGGCCGATGGTCGCGTCGGCGTCCATAGCCAGGCTATTCAACGCCTGGGCGCCGCGCCCGGTGAAGTAGGACACCTGCCGCGAGCCGGGCAGGTTGGCCGGGGCGGCGCGTTCAAGTTTCACGTCGGTGCCCTTGAGCAGTACCTCGGCCAAGCCGTAAGTAATAGGCAGCGAGGCCAGCACCTTGACCGGCTTCTTGGCCTTGGTCAGGGCGGCATGGCCGAGGCCTTGGTTGATTTTGAAGTCGTTGGGATTAAAGCCGTCTACGGCGGCCAGCGCCGAGGTGCTGAGCAGGCAGGCGATGGCCAGGGCCAGTGGGCGAAAGACAGGGCGCATTATCCAAGATTCCCTTTGAGGCTGGGCACTGTGCCGCGCGCGATGGCGGCGAAGGCGAAGGCGATACCGGCAACCAGAATGATGGCGGCGCCGGATGGGATAGGCAGGTCGAAGATAATCGGCAGCAGAATGCCGCACAGCGTGCTCACCGTGGCGATCACCACCGAAACCCAGAAGAAACCCTTGAGCGATTGGCTCAGCAGGCGCGCCGCCGCCGCCGGAATCACCAGCAGGGCGCCGACCAGAATGGCGCCGATCACCTTGACCGCCGCTACGGTGATCAGTGTCACCAGAATCACGAACAAATAATCCAGGGTCTTCACCGCCACACCGCGTACCGCCGCCAGTTGCGGGTTGAAACTGGCGAGCATGATGCGGTTGTACAACGGCAACGCCAGCGCCATCACCAACGAGCCGACCACGGCCAGCACCAGCAGGTCGTTGCCATTGACCGTCAGCACCGAACCAAACAATACGTTCTCGAGGATGTGCACGTTGATCTTGCCCGCCAGGATCAGCAGCAGGCTCGCACCCAGCGCCAGGGACACCGACAGGAACACGCCGATCAAGGTGTCCGGCGCCAAACCGGTGCGGTTGCGCAGGTAATTGAGCAGGATGCCGAACAGCAGGCAGTAGCCGAACAGCGCGCCATACGGCCCGGTGTAGGGTTCCCCTAAAAGAATGCCCACGGCCACGCCCGTCAGAGCGGCATGCCCGACCGCTTCGGAGAAAAACGCAAAGCGCTTGACCACCACCAGCGTGCCCAGGCCGCCGAGTACCGGGCCGATCAGCAGACCGGCAAGCAAGGCATTGACCACAAACCCATAGGCCAGCGCTTCCGGCAGATACCCGGAAGAGGCCCAGCCCTGGACCATCAAACGAAACGCTTCATAACTCATTGCGCCGGGCTCCGAGGGTGAGTGGAGAACAGGGTCAGCAGGCGGTCCGGGGTCAGCGCTTCTTTCGGTGTGGCGTCGAACAGCACGCGGCGGTTGAGGCCGGTGACACGCTCGGCCAGGCGGCCCACGGCTTCCAGGTCGTGCTCGATCCACAGCACGGTGATTCCGGCCAGGCGCCAGTCATTCAGCAAGCGTTCGAAGACTTGGATGCCAGCTTCATCGAGGGCCGACATCGGCTCATCCAGCACCAACAGCTGCGGCGCGGGAATCAGGCCCTGGGCCAGCAACACACGCTGACGCTCGCCGCCGGACAACGCGCCCATGCGGCGTTTACGTTTGTCCTGCATGCCGACGCGCTCCAGCGCCTCGCCAATCGCCCCGGCGTAGTGCCTGGACAGGCCCAGAAACGCCGGCCGGCGCTGACACATGGCGGCCATGAAGTCGTCGACGGTCATCGGCAAGCCGCGGTCGAACTCCAGCGCCTGGGGCACATAACCGATGGTGCCGGGCGTGGTCGGCCATTGCAGGCGCAATTGGCCCTGGTGTGGCGTTTGCCCCAGCAGGGTCTTGATCAGCGAACTTTTACCGCCGCCATTCGGGCCGACCAGTGCGTGGATGCTGCCCGGCTGGACCTGGAAGCTCACGCCATCGAGGATCACCGTGCGGCCCAAGGTCAGCGAGACGTTGTCGAAGTCGAGGGTCGGACCCATGCTGGCGACTTTCAGCTGCTGCGCCGCCGTCATGCCCCCGACTCCTGAATCGCCCGCACCACGGTGTTGAGGTTGCCGGTCATTTCCACTTCGTACTTCTGCGGCGTGTATTCGCCGTAGGAGATATGCGAAAGCGGGTACAGCTTGACCCCGGACTCACGCTGGATGGTCTCGACGTAGGTGGACGGGAAATCCATCTCCGAGAAGATCACCTTCACATCCAGGGCGCGCAGTTCATCGATGGTCTTTTTCAACTGGCTGGGGCTGGGTTCGATGCCGTGGGCCGGCTCGACCACGGCGGTGACTTCCAGGCCGAACTCGCGCAGCAGGTAGTCGTAGGCCGCGTGCACCGTGGCCACGCGCAGGTCGGGGTTGGGCGCGCTGGTCAGTTTGGCCAGGGCGTCGGCGCGCATCTGGCGCAGGCGCTTGCCGTAGGCACGGGCGTTCTGGGTGTAGGTTTTGGCGTTGTCCGGGTCGAGTTTGCCCAGTTCGCGGGCGATGTTGTTGACCTGGGCAATCGAGGCGCTGATCGACAGGAAGGTGTGCGGGTTGACCACCTTGCCCGCGCCACGTGCAGCATTGCCGGTGGCGGCCAGCAGCGGCACGTTGGCGTTGGCCTCGATCACCGGGATGTCCGGACGCTCGCTGGTGGCGATCATGCGGTCGGCGAAATCGTCATGGCCGACGCCGTTGAGCACGATCACGTCCAGCGTGCCGATGCGCTTGATGTCTTCGGCGCGCGGTTCGTAGGCGTGGGGGTTGAAACCGGCCGGGATCAACGGCACCACCTCGGCCTTGTCGCCGACGATGTTGGTGACGTAGCTGTAATAAGGGTGCAGCGTAATGCCGATGCGCAGGCGTTTAGCCGCCTCGGCATTTGCCAACGGCGCCAGCAGCAGGCTGAACAGGCTGACCAGCAACAGGCGTAACAGGGGAGATGAAATAGACATGGGCACTCGGTCTTCTCGGTCAGTGACGGTGCTGGCGCGTGACGCCAGCATCGAATTGCGCGACCACCTGCTGCCAGCCGGCTGCGATCAGCGCCTGGTCAGTGAGGTCGGAAGGGGCGGCGAGGTTGGCTTGGCGATTGAGCCAGATATCCGGCTCGGCGCCGTGCACGCGCATCAGCAACGAGCCGCTGGCACTCGGCACCTGGCTCAAGCCCACATAGGCCGAAGGTTCCAGCAGCTGCCAGCGATGGTCGCCACGGCTGACCGAACTGGCATCCTGGGCAAACGGTGCGAACCCTTCTTCGGCCAATTGCTCAGGCGTCGGCAGGGCGCTTTGCTCCTTTTGCAACAACTGGATTTCATCCAGGGTCACCCGCAGGTCGGCGTAGATGCCTTGCTCGGCGGCACTCAGGTCGCGGCGCGCATCCAGCTGGTGGCTGGGCAGTGCCGCGACTTCCTGGGTGTCACCGTGCAGGGCGATCACCGAACCGGCCACTGCCAGGATGATCAGGCACAGCAACAACACGTAGAGGGTTTCATGGCCGGCACCGGCGGGGCGTACAACCTGTGTAGTGCTCATTGGGGCTGGATATCCGCTTGGTCGATTTCCACCACGTGGCCGGGGCCTGCATCAAACAGCACATAGAACTCGGCCGAGGGTTTCTTGAAGGTCAGGGTCGAGTCCTGGCCCAGCTTGCCGGGCAGCAGGATGGTTTCGTCGTAGCCGATCACGTCCAGGGTTACACCGGGTGCACCGCTGCCGTCGGAGAAACCGCCGGTGCACTGGATCTGCTCGCCGTCGATCGCTTTGCATTCGCACATCGGGTTGTGGGCAAGGGCGGTGGTACTGAAACCGGCGCAGAGCAATAGCGCAGCACCGGCGCGGGTCAGGCGCGTTAACGTCATGGTTTAACTCCTTGCTTGTTCAGCCAGGCAATGGTGGCAGGCGAAGCCTGGCTCAGCGGGATGGAACCCTGGTGCATGGTGCCGTCCCAGCCTTCCATGGTGACCCACAGTTCGGCGTCGGCCGGCGTACGCTCCGGAACTGGCAGGGCGGCGCCCATGCGGTACGGCGTGCCGAAGAAGATCACCCCGGCGGCGCGCAGGCTGCGCGGCTTGCCGATACGCAGGTAGGTGGCCTTGACCTGCTCGGCGCAGGTGTCGCACAGGGCGGCGTTGAAGAATTTCATCGGGCCGGCCGGGTCCGGACTCGGGCCTTCATTGCGAAATTCGGCGAGTTTCAGGCTCCAGGGCCCGACCTGCACATCACCGACGATCCGCTCGCCAATGCCGGTGTCGCCGCGAAACAGCGCGGCATCGGCAAAGTACTTGGGCATGAACCCCAGCGGCACCAGCACCAGCAGAATGTTGATATGGAACCGCCATTTCAGCCAAAAGGCGCGCATCGGCGAAGGCGGCGTTGCAGCAGTGACCTTGCTCATTATTTGGCCTCCGAAGTTTCAGCCTGCAGGGCGGGGGCGGCGGCAGGCGCGCGCTGCGCCTTGGCTTCGCGCTTGAGGGCGTTGAGGGTGGCCAGCGCGGTGCGCTTGGTCCAGATCAGCAGGCCGCTCAACACCATCATGCTCAGCACCAGGCCGAAGAACGCCCAGATCAGCTTGATCCACAGCCCGCCAAAGTCACCGGTGTGCAGCGGGCGCATGGATTCGGTGACGAACTCCAGCGTCGAGCGGTCGGAGAGCAAATGCGACACCGCAATTTCGCCGCTGTAGGGGTTGAGCTGGGCGGTCTGGAACATCAGCGGGTACCAGCCGCGCCCGCCGATTTGCAGGTGGCTGTAGGCGTTGAGCGGCAGGAACACGAACGTGGCGTCCAGCCCGGGAATGCGTTGGGTGGCAATGTCGATGGCTTCGTCCAGCGCGATCATCGGCGCCGGCACGCCGGGGGCGGACATCGGCACTTTCTCGCGGGCAATCACCGGGACGATCGGTTCGCTGGAGATGGAAATCTGGTTATCGCCCAAAATCGCCTGGATCAGGAACCAGGTGCCGGTGATGGAAATCACTGCGATAAACCAGATCGACCAGATACCGCTCAGGCGGTGGAAGTCACCCCAGAAGATCCGCGCGCCGTGGCGGATGCGCAGGGTGGGGCGCAGAAACCCTTTCCAGAAGCGTTTGTAGACCACCAGCCCGGTCACCAGCGACGCCAGCAGCGGCAGGCCGAGCGCCGAGACCAGGTACCAGCCCCAGCTGAAGCCGTTGGTGAACGGCACCAGCCACCAGCCATGCAGGGCGCGGGTAAATTGCTTGAAATCGAACGACGGGCTGATGCCCTGGATCGCGCCGGTGTACGGGTTGACGTAGACCTCCACGGAGCGCCCGTCCGGGTAGCTGAGGTCGACACTCAGCGCAAAGTGCGTTTCGTCCGGGCGGATGATCGACTGCACGATTGCCTTGGGCTCGTCGCGCTTGATGGCCGCGATCACTTGGTCGAAGCTCAGCATCTCGGCATCATCCGACGGTTTGCTCGCGCGGATATCCGGGTTGGCCAGCCAGACGATTTCCTGGCTGACCACCGCCAGGGTGCCGGTAACGCAGACGATCAGTACAAAAAACCAGATGGGCAATGCCAACCAGCTGTGTACGAGAAACCAGAGTTTTGAGCGTGACTTCTTCGACATGTGAATGAGGGTCTTGATCGGAGGGGGCGAAAGAGGCCCGGAAAAGGCCGGTCGTAGCTTTTGCTGACGCGACGGGCTGTATCTAAGTTAAGACGGATGAGAAACAGAAATCCCTAAGGCGGAAATGAAAGAAAATGTTTCTGGTTCACATTCACAACGCGTGCAGCTGCTGATCGAACACGAAACATGTTCCAAGCCATCACCCAGGCGCCATTGATGGGGCGGGGCGGCTGCGTAGGATGGGGTAAGCCGTTGAGCCAGCCTCAAGACACGTGAGCCGAAGAAAAATGACTGCCAGAACCCTCTACGACAAACACATCGATTCCCACACGGTGTGCCCCCTGGATGACCAGGGCCATGTGCTGCTTTATATAGACCGCCAGGTGATCAACGAATACACCAGCCCCCAGGCCTTCAGCGGCCTGCGCGAGGCCGGGCGTGAGGTTTGGCGCCCCGGCACGGCACTGGCGGTGGTCGACCATGTGAACCCCACCACGCCCAAACGCATTGCGGCAATGCCCGACGCCGGCGGCGCGCGGCAAGTGTCGTACCTGGCGGAGAACTGCCGGGACTTCGGCATCGAACTGCTGGACATCCTCGACAAACGCCAAGGCATCGAACACGTGATCGCCCCGGAGCAGGGCTTTATCCTGCCGGGCATGGTGATTGCCGCCGGTGACAGCCACACCACCACCTACGGCGCCCTCGGCGCGTTTGGTTTTGGCATCGGCACCTCGGAAATCGAGCACCTGCTGGCCTCGCAGACCCTGGTCTACAAGCGCCTGAAAAGCATGCGTGTCACGGTTGAGGGCGAGTTGGCGCCAGGCCTCACGTCCAAAGACGTGATCATGGCGTTGATCGGCAAGATCGGCGCGTCCGGTGCCACCGGCTATGCCATCGAGTTTCGCGGCTCCACCATCGACGCGCTGAGCGTCGAGGCGCGCATGACCATTTGCAACATGGCGGTGGAAGCCGGTGCGCGTGGTGCCTTTATGGCGCCGGATGAAAAAGTCTTCGCCTACCTC
The sequence above is a segment of the Pseudomonas sp. R76 genome. Coding sequences within it:
- the leuC gene encoding 3-isopropylmalate dehydratase large subunit, which gives rise to MTARTLYDKHIDSHTVCPLDDQGHVLLYIDRQVINEYTSPQAFSGLREAGREVWRPGTALAVVDHVNPTTPKRIAAMPDAGGARQVSYLAENCRDFGIELLDILDKRQGIEHVIAPEQGFILPGMVIAAGDSHTTTYGALGAFGFGIGTSEIEHLLASQTLVYKRLKSMRVTVEGELAPGLTSKDVIMALIGKIGASGATGYAIEFRGSTIDALSVEARMTICNMAVEAGARGAFMAPDEKVFAYLKGKPRAPKGALWDQALVGWRQLHSDADAVFDQEVQLDANTLEPMVTWGTSPDQAAPIGARVPDPQDVSDLILRQDMRRALNYMGLEAGMPLSDIVISHAFIGSCTNARIEDLRDAASVVRGKHVAEHVRAMIVPGSTEVRDQAEAEGLAAIFIDAGFEWRQSGCSMCLAMNDDVLAPGDRCASSTNRNFEGRQGAGARTHLMSPAMVAAAAITGRLTDIRHFGDRA